In Desulfovibrio sp. UIB00, the following are encoded in one genomic region:
- the csy3 gene encoding type I-F CRISPR-associated protein Csy3: protein MAKTLKKLPGVLSFQRCLMVTDALFFNVFADGSTSPLAVVRHGIRGTQNINKSGKKEDSSAKSATREEVSNIQTTDTAKLDPKAEKLRVRFEVRFLDLSAALFACAPGKTDDMEDLLAFRTGLTDFIDKGKASAGLTELACRYARNLANGRFLWRNRAIAESVSVRVRNRADLDVCFDALQVPLNTFDSYSDAEKAVAGHIAAGLRGQRDVSLLVEADVDFGVRGALEVFPSQNYLEDKARGFARPLYCVGEAPKNQDKHSVQERGQAALRDQKVGNALRTIDTWYPAYAERGLAIPVEPNGASLDAQLFFRNAKNSSGFGYMLRVGDMDPDTAEGMFLTACIIRGGVFSESA from the coding sequence ATGGCAAAGACGCTTAAAAAATTGCCCGGTGTTCTTTCGTTTCAGCGTTGCCTCATGGTTACTGACGCTCTTTTTTTCAATGTATTTGCTGACGGCAGCACGTCGCCCCTTGCTGTGGTGCGTCATGGTATCCGTGGAACGCAAAACATCAATAAGTCTGGAAAAAAAGAGGATTCCAGCGCCAAAAGCGCCACTCGGGAAGAAGTTTCAAACATCCAGACTACGGATACCGCCAAGCTTGACCCCAAGGCTGAAAAGTTGCGCGTGCGTTTTGAAGTGCGCTTTCTTGATCTTTCTGCCGCGCTCTTTGCCTGCGCGCCGGGCAAAACAGACGATATGGAAGACCTGCTTGCCTTCAGAACGGGGCTGACCGACTTTATTGATAAGGGCAAGGCCAGCGCTGGTCTTACAGAACTCGCCTGCCGCTATGCGCGCAATCTGGCCAATGGCCGTTTTTTGTGGCGTAACCGGGCCATTGCGGAATCTGTGAGCGTGCGTGTGCGCAACAGGGCAGATCTGGATGTTTGCTTTGATGCCCTGCAAGTGCCCCTGAATACCTTTGATTCTTATTCTGATGCAGAAAAAGCCGTTGCAGGTCACATTGCCGCCGGGTTGCGCGGGCAGCGCGATGTCTCCCTGCTGGTGGAGGCGGATGTGGATTTTGGCGTGCGCGGCGCACTGGAAGTGTTTCCTTCGCAAAACTATTTGGAAGACAAGGCGCGGGGTTTTGCCCGCCCTCTGTATTGCGTGGGCGAAGCACCCAAAAATCAGGACAAGCACAGTGTTCAGGAACGCGGTCAGGCTGCCCTGCGCGACCAAAAAGTGGGCAATGCCCTGCGCACCATTGATACATGGTACCCCGCCTACGCGGAGCGCGGTCTTGCCATTCCTGTAGAACCCAACGGCGCAAGCCTTGATGCGCAGCTCTTTTTCCGCAACGCCAAAAATTCCTCCGGCTTCGGCTATATGCTGCGGGTGGGTGATATGGACCCCGACACTGCCGAAGGCATGTTCTTAACGGCCTGCATCATTCGTGGCGGCGTCTTTTCAGAGAGTGCATAG
- a CDS encoding type I-F CRISPR-associated protein Csy2, producing MTSYLVLPHMRVQGANMYNAAFLMGGPPVLAAWFMAHALGRKMDMADDVLSMAFVLHSHTPLGDSFYGVFNPQLRRGAAYTFGSSRNGTDYSSKNKQALSLQPVARAHMEVSLVVGIRDLGATEGINSLVVGGRLAGGTITSMAKPCLYRTVHEALEYIRTGYVVKDRRDLLERDGAGNRAEQFVAALGHKPAENDGLGWLSATCLGYAATTPFEKRSGVREGYDHAFAEPLVGLVQYVPIRRSLDEDATAQSLWRSEWTTPDVFRIYQD from the coding sequence ATGACATCCTATCTTGTTCTGCCCCATATGCGCGTTCAGGGGGCCAACATGTATAATGCCGCCTTTCTCATGGGCGGCCCGCCCGTGCTGGCGGCATGGTTTATGGCGCACGCTCTTGGACGCAAAATGGACATGGCGGACGATGTGCTTTCAATGGCCTTTGTGCTCCACAGCCATACGCCATTGGGAGATTCATTTTACGGCGTGTTCAATCCGCAACTGCGCCGTGGAGCTGCCTATACTTTTGGTTCATCCAGAAACGGCACGGATTATTCCTCCAAAAACAAGCAGGCTCTGTCGCTCCAGCCCGTGGCCCGTGCGCATATGGAAGTATCCCTGGTTGTCGGCATTCGTGACCTTGGCGCCACAGAAGGCATTAATTCCCTGGTTGTTGGGGGTCGCCTTGCTGGCGGCACTATCACCAGCATGGCAAAGCCCTGCCTGTACCGCACTGTCCACGAAGCCCTGGAATACATTCGTACCGGCTACGTGGTGAAAGACCGCCGTGATTTGCTTGAAAGAGATGGGGCAGGCAACCGTGCGGAACAGTTTGTGGCCGCGCTGGGGCACAAGCCTGCCGAGAATGACGGCCTTGGCTGGCTTTCCGCCACATGCCTTGGCTACGCCGCCACCACGCCTTTTGAAAAGCGGTCTGGCGTGCGCGAAGGTTATGACCATGCCTTTGCAGAGCCGCTTGTAGGCCTTGTGCAATATGTGCCCATACGCCGCAGTCTTGATGAAGACGCAACGGCTCAAAGCCTGTGGCGTTCAGAGTGGACAACGCCAGATGTGTTCAGAATTTATCAGGATTAA
- the cas3f gene encoding type I-F CRISPR-associated helicase Cas3f → MRTASFEGLAELQAALRKTATRNTAVACYHNDGRRRMPLLSVAGARGKFSDNGDVPVCKSRSGPQNTVTPVWLRCVCLLAQAAAQVHDLGKYSKYFQQKLRTPQTLRDEVRHEWVSVCLLRELRQGKSWHEAWQVLQNPEALKRVIDRPPSYKRCFAPATALEAIEFLVASHHRLFAGDKGGGGVPSVRDSHVRSDAIAQEYCQPYETLPEDVWKNYQRLESKLEKLAGAYQGEQYSSFWWACLTLARASLIFADHTVSAVEYPACLNEGASAANTRVIGDTRQLNQPLPWHLHTVAHVAASAAWRMGQLAQGKGSLLEGLQESSVASILDPADETSRFHWQNCAADALNRWRQENPETPCLVFNMAGTGSGKTRMNLRAACILSRQDAPRCSIALNLRSLTLQTGRSLQDDLGILPADMATVIGDGVTQRLFDWHRQATSADDLDADEPEIICSGDSGPLPVWMEPFWRTDREKTVVGAPLLVSTIDFLDAAGCPQRQGHHVKALLRLMTADLVLDEIDSYDPEALVAVLRLVQLGAFFGRNIVCSSATLSQSTAEAVHAAWVSGQQLRQHLTQQSGGAPQFGIAFIDDSLPPKVLASAPGSTAFAREYACRMQDMMARLQQSPCLRRAFLQPVEPTIQGFQNGVLKAALRLHHENAWGFSPGKKISFGLVRMAHINGAITTARSLADSLPYAYVACYHAGDWRISRFHKERRLDYLLTRKQGNSHILSDKEILTLVARVTDSQDVLFIVVATPVEEVGRDHDFDWAVIEPSSAQSIVQVAGRVNRHRIVPYGSSIAHNVAILQYNLKHCKNCEKGKPDLQAFVNPGYEKKGAAAAYAKHDLARLLPWQGEELGIDARLRLGGGSHFSSADDKAIAERVTPYFGVDRDGNEGLFNQTPVDAFRMASTPYEQTPLRDRNGHKQLWRMQLEDDNWTYLEWKMDAHSASWVRNEHEMSTEKAPPNAWLALDPPAMESLCHEAGISPAEGLQAELTAYENTAFIYNLGFGIRREN, encoded by the coding sequence ATGCGAACGGCTTCATTTGAAGGTCTGGCAGAGTTGCAGGCAGCTCTGCGCAAAACAGCTACCCGCAATACGGCTGTGGCTTGTTACCATAATGACGGTCGCCGCCGCATGCCTTTGTTGTCGGTGGCGGGCGCACGCGGAAAATTTTCTGACAACGGAGATGTCCCTGTGTGCAAATCGCGGTCCGGTCCGCAAAATACGGTAACCCCTGTCTGGCTTCGCTGTGTTTGCCTGTTGGCGCAAGCTGCTGCCCAAGTTCATGATCTGGGTAAGTATTCAAAATATTTCCAGCAAAAGCTGCGCACGCCACAAACCTTGCGCGATGAGGTACGCCATGAGTGGGTATCCGTCTGCTTGCTGCGGGAGCTGCGTCAGGGCAAAAGTTGGCATGAGGCATGGCAAGTCTTGCAAAATCCCGAGGCGCTTAAGCGGGTCATAGACCGCCCGCCCAGCTACAAACGCTGCTTTGCTCCGGCCACAGCTTTAGAGGCCATTGAATTTCTTGTCGCCAGCCACCATCGGCTATTTGCTGGTGACAAAGGCGGTGGGGGCGTGCCGTCAGTTCGCGATTCCCATGTTCGGTCAGACGCTATCGCGCAAGAATACTGCCAGCCCTACGAAACTTTGCCCGAAGACGTTTGGAAAAATTATCAGAGGCTTGAATCTAAGCTGGAAAAACTTGCTGGCGCATATCAGGGTGAGCAATACTCATCGTTTTGGTGGGCATGCCTCACCCTGGCCCGCGCCTCACTGATTTTTGCCGATCATACCGTTTCCGCAGTAGAATACCCTGCATGCCTCAATGAGGGGGCAAGCGCAGCCAATACCCGCGTTATCGGGGATACGCGCCAACTCAATCAGCCTTTGCCCTGGCATCTGCATACAGTCGCCCATGTGGCGGCCAGTGCCGCATGGCGCATGGGGCAACTTGCACAGGGCAAGGGCAGTCTTCTTGAGGGGTTACAAGAATCGTCTGTGGCGTCAATTCTTGATCCTGCGGACGAAACTTCACGTTTCCACTGGCAAAATTGCGCTGCCGATGCCTTGAACCGCTGGCGACAAGAAAACCCAGAGACCCCGTGCCTTGTGTTCAACATGGCGGGAACAGGCAGCGGCAAAACGCGGATGAATCTGCGCGCGGCCTGCATTCTGTCGCGGCAAGATGCACCGCGCTGTTCCATCGCGCTCAACCTGCGCAGCCTAACCTTGCAGACTGGGCGTTCCCTGCAAGATGATCTCGGCATTTTGCCTGCTGATATGGCGACGGTTATCGGCGATGGCGTCACGCAAAGGCTTTTTGACTGGCATCGTCAGGCCACATCAGCGGATGACTTGGATGCCGACGAGCCGGAAATCATCTGCAGCGGGGATTCCGGCCCCTTGCCCGTTTGGATGGAACCTTTCTGGCGCACAGACCGGGAAAAAACCGTTGTTGGCGCACCATTGCTGGTATCGACCATTGATTTTCTGGATGCTGCGGGCTGCCCACAGCGTCAGGGCCACCACGTCAAGGCGCTGTTGCGGCTCATGACGGCAGATCTGGTGCTGGACGAAATCGACAGCTACGACCCCGAAGCTCTTGTGGCGGTCTTGCGGCTGGTGCAGCTTGGTGCGTTTTTTGGGCGCAACATTGTTTGTTCTTCGGCCACGCTGTCCCAATCTACGGCAGAGGCCGTTCACGCGGCTTGGGTCTCGGGCCAACAGCTTCGGCAGCATCTGACGCAACAATCAGGCGGTGCTCCCCAGTTCGGCATTGCCTTTATTGATGACAGTCTGCCCCCCAAGGTGCTTGCTTCTGCCCCTGGCAGTACAGCCTTTGCCCGGGAGTACGCCTGCCGGATGCAGGACATGATGGCCCGCTTGCAGCAATCCCCCTGTCTGCGGCGGGCTTTTTTGCAACCTGTAGAACCCACCATTCAGGGCTTTCAAAATGGTGTGCTCAAAGCGGCCCTGCGCCTGCATCACGAAAACGCTTGGGGGTTCTCGCCGGGCAAGAAAATTTCCTTCGGCCTTGTGCGCATGGCGCATATCAATGGCGCTATCACCACCGCGCGTAGTCTGGCCGACAGCCTGCCCTACGCCTATGTGGCCTGCTATCATGCTGGTGATTGGCGCATCAGCCGGTTCCACAAAGAACGTCGGCTTGATTATTTGCTGACTCGCAAACAGGGTAATTCCCATATTCTTTCAGATAAAGAAATCCTCACTCTTGTGGCTCGTGTTACCGATTCGCAGGATGTGCTCTTCATTGTTGTGGCCACGCCAGTGGAAGAAGTTGGCCGGGATCATGATTTTGATTGGGCCGTCATTGAGCCTTCCAGTGCGCAATCCATTGTTCAGGTTGCAGGGCGCGTTAACAGGCACCGCATCGTTCCCTATGGCAGCAGCATTGCGCATAATGTCGCCATACTCCAGTATAACTTGAAGCATTGCAAAAACTGCGAGAAAGGCAAGCCAGATCTTCAGGCCTTTGTGAACCCCGGCTACGAAAAAAAGGGGGCCGCCGCTGCGTATGCAAAGCATGATCTTGCCCGACTTCTGCCCTGGCAAGGGGAAGAACTCGGCATTGATGCCCGGCTGCGGCTTGGCGGCGGGAGCCATTTTTCCAGCGCCGATGACAAGGCCATAGCCGAGAGAGTGACGCCGTACTTTGGCGTGGACAGAGACGGCAACGAGGGGCTGTTTAACCAGACGCCTGTTGATGCATTCCGCATGGCGTCCACGCCTTACGAGCAAACGCCCCTGCGTGACAGGAACGGCCATAAACAGCTTTGGCGGATGCAGTTGGAGGACGACAACTGGACCTATCTTGAATGGAAAATGGATGCCCACAGTGCAAGCTGGGTGCGCAACGAGCATGAAATGAGCACAGAAAAAGCCCCTCCCAATGCATGGCTGGCTCTCGATCCGCCAGCAATGGAAAGCCTCTGCCATGAGGCGGGGATATCACCAGCGGAAGGCCTGCAAGCAGAGCTGACCGCTTACGAAAACACAGCGTTCATATACAATCTTGGCTTTGGCATACGGAGAGAGAATTGA
- a CDS encoding type II toxin-antitoxin system RelE/ParE family toxin, which yields MTLPTGTPLLEVLLSPEAEQDLLEIYTYTAANVGQEQADTILGKLEQGILSLESLPLRGNVPPELEIVGITRYREIHVHPWRIIYEALDTMVHVHWVFDSRRDVAGQFAQKMLR from the coding sequence ATGACCCTTCCCACTGGGACGCCACTTCTGGAGGTCTTGCTCTCTCCAGAAGCCGAACAAGACTTGCTGGAGATATACACCTATACAGCAGCCAATGTGGGGCAGGAGCAAGCTGATACAATTCTGGGCAAGCTTGAGCAGGGCATCCTCTCTCTGGAAAGCCTACCTCTGCGTGGCAACGTTCCGCCTGAGCTAGAAATAGTGGGCATCACCCGCTACCGTGAAATACATGTCCATCCATGGCGCATAATCTACGAGGCGCTTGATACCATGGTGCATGTCCATTGGGTCTTCGATTCTCGACGCGATGTGGCGGGACAGTTTGCGCAAAAGATGTTGCGGTGA
- a CDS encoding type II toxin-antitoxin system Phd/YefM family antitoxin translates to MQLSTAVRPISEVKAQAAEIIRTFSEEAAPPVVITQNGEAKAVLMGIHEYERMQETLAMLKALSLSGKSFEAGKGRPAREVFAGLRAKDKR, encoded by the coding sequence ATGCAACTCAGCACCGCAGTACGACCAATTAGCGAGGTCAAGGCGCAGGCAGCAGAAATCATTCGCACTTTCAGTGAAGAAGCTGCGCCGCCCGTTGTGATCACCCAGAATGGCGAGGCCAAGGCCGTGCTCATGGGCATCCATGAATATGAGCGCATGCAGGAAACGCTTGCCATGCTCAAGGCTCTCAGCCTTTCCGGCAAGAGCTTTGAGGCGGGCAAGGGACGCCCCGCTCGGGAAGTTTTCGCAGGCCTGCGCGCAAAGGATAAACGATGA
- a CDS encoding autotransporter outer membrane beta-barrel domain-containing protein, producing the protein MTRNKKKLRRQERIGTIPKATQIVLLAGLLLVGGIEAAWGASPIAISDTHQVADGAAETYTTIDVNNGGTLTIARNAKVSGSDVTVNTGGTLTSAKNLHFGSFSPEPGTDLLGSSLTLDGGTVSAQHMGLAPSGTATLKKGMLTLNSLDIRNGTFAFNVAGGDSATLTLLGTTDGTAFLQGTSLSVGAGNNVFLGADSGPGGNQNSTTSLAVSGGSLQVGHGNWQTGDLTQTGGQAKISGNAVLTVNNLDQTGGLLTVGGTTNSGKLVVNGSVANAAYAAGSTGVAVTGTGSLQVKYDELVNATGDDFKDSATQHAINVANGGTLLLNGYAGSSMTLAEFKTLSDKLLAAGSTGTIQGITVDTSGASLQDVGDARLATPTAVISGSGGLSTGAATVGGITGATTVSGNAALTLTGQASGNVLADSGVTLNGGILTLGNPAGGSTGGTLQGGIDASTGTNTINVINGAHTVAGGLTGNATTTVAVGSSSGSGTLVATGVSMNGGQLNFDPPFAAAGDTSNASMGGLTFTANTVDALMTVGQNSMVSLGSTDAEWLRTEVLRYQSDGKGLWGQDITAALALRTPQTLSATGGINVDGTWVTGGAAATANTAHFANKSLLVVDATDIGSGVALSGEAGGTSTLTVDSGAKLHIVGGQDGETLNVTGGFGASTKDAASWTGSNLTTSTALLSATGGTFDTANGAYSVSLKANAASSSFPMLSNSMGALVDRMVVQTGVNPNSPNAGVRFVSRAMSDNYIGTTDRNKAAATVEGAAQMAAVGAVQGSTLSAATAASGAVLNRTSMALPRTDMSQAVAVRQDTDGSLSLDSGLSAGDGLKNGLGVWIMPLYQSNNVWGMKAENFKTGYNSNLGGIALGADYTINDMFRFGAAFNVGAGYAKSNGDFNSTDNRFNFWGVSLYGGWVYNNFGLSADVGYTGNYSKVEQDMPASMQMGDLKADVTSHAWNTGLKAEYKFNAGALDIIPHVGVRYLGLVTDGYDVKSGGTVFEVDESTQSIWTFPVGVSFAKAFETESGWQIKPQLDLGVIPAAGDVKAKSKARIPGVDSQAEMKMQVVDYATFDGGLGFELGKGDFTLGLSYNLQASEHHTGHGVFGSLRYEF; encoded by the coding sequence ATGACAAGGAACAAGAAAAAGCTCAGACGGCAGGAGAGAATAGGGACAATCCCAAAAGCAACCCAGATTGTGCTGCTGGCAGGCTTGCTGCTGGTTGGCGGCATTGAGGCAGCCTGGGGAGCCAGCCCCATCGCCATCAGCGACACGCACCAGGTAGCGGACGGTGCGGCAGAAACCTACACCACAATTGATGTGAACAATGGCGGCACGCTGACCATTGCGCGCAACGCCAAGGTGAGCGGTTCAGACGTAACCGTTAACACCGGCGGCACGCTGACTTCTGCGAAGAATCTGCACTTCGGCTCTTTCAGCCCAGAGCCGGGCACGGATCTGCTTGGTAGCAGCCTCACCCTGGACGGTGGCACTGTTAGCGCCCAACACATGGGGCTGGCCCCCAGCGGAACGGCAACACTGAAAAAAGGTATGCTCACGCTGAACTCGCTGGACATACGCAACGGCACATTTGCCTTTAATGTTGCAGGCGGCGACAGCGCCACTCTCACACTGCTTGGCACCACCGATGGTACGGCGTTCCTTCAGGGAACAAGTCTCAGCGTTGGTGCGGGCAACAACGTTTTTCTGGGGGCGGATTCCGGCCCCGGCGGCAACCAGAATTCCACCACATCTCTGGCTGTAAGCGGCGGTTCGCTTCAGGTTGGGCATGGCAACTGGCAGACTGGCGATCTGACCCAGACCGGCGGGCAGGCCAAGATCAGCGGCAACGCGGTGCTGACCGTGAACAACCTTGATCAGACCGGCGGCCTGCTGACTGTGGGCGGCACCACCAATTCCGGCAAACTTGTGGTCAATGGCAGTGTGGCCAATGCCGCCTACGCTGCCGGTTCCACGGGCGTGGCAGTAACGGGTACGGGCTCCTTGCAGGTAAAGTATGATGAACTGGTCAACGCCACTGGCGATGACTTCAAAGACTCTGCCACCCAGCACGCCATCAATGTTGCCAATGGCGGAACCCTGCTGCTGAATGGCTATGCCGGTTCAAGCATGACGCTGGCTGAATTCAAAACCCTGTCAGACAAGCTCTTGGCGGCTGGCAGCACGGGCACAATCCAAGGCATCACGGTGGACACTTCCGGTGCTTCACTGCAGGACGTGGGCGACGCCCGTCTTGCCACGCCCACTGCGGTCATAAGTGGCAGCGGGGGCCTTTCTACCGGTGCCGCAACAGTTGGCGGCATCACTGGCGCAACCACTGTCAGCGGCAACGCAGCTTTGACCCTTACGGGACAGGCTTCCGGCAATGTTCTGGCAGACAGCGGCGTCACGCTCAACGGCGGTATACTGACGTTGGGCAATCCTGCGGGCGGCTCAACCGGCGGCACACTACAGGGCGGTATTGATGCCTCCACAGGCACCAATACTATCAATGTGATCAACGGGGCACACACCGTTGCCGGGGGCCTCACTGGCAACGCAACCACTACGGTTGCCGTGGGCAGCAGCTCCGGCAGCGGCACCCTTGTTGCCACTGGCGTCAGCATGAACGGTGGTCAGCTCAACTTTGACCCGCCTTTCGCTGCCGCTGGTGACACTTCAAACGCTTCCATGGGTGGTTTGACCTTCACCGCCAATACCGTGGATGCCCTCATGACTGTGGGCCAGAACAGCATGGTTTCGCTGGGCAGCACTGATGCTGAATGGCTGCGCACAGAAGTGCTGCGTTACCAGAGCGATGGAAAGGGCCTGTGGGGGCAGGACATAACGGCGGCGCTCGCCCTTCGCACTCCGCAGACGCTGAGCGCCACTGGCGGCATCAATGTGGATGGAACATGGGTCACGGGCGGCGCGGCCGCCACGGCCAACACCGCACATTTTGCCAATAAATCTTTGCTTGTGGTGGACGCTACGGACATTGGCAGCGGCGTGGCCCTTTCAGGTGAAGCCGGGGGCACCAGTACCCTAACTGTGGATTCCGGAGCAAAACTGCACATCGTGGGTGGTCAGGACGGAGAAACGCTGAACGTCACCGGCGGCTTTGGCGCTTCCACAAAGGATGCTGCCAGCTGGACAGGCAGCAACCTGACCACAAGCACCGCTCTGCTTTCCGCCACGGGCGGCACGTTTGATACAGCCAATGGCGCATACAGCGTGAGCCTTAAGGCCAATGCGGCGTCTTCGTCCTTCCCCATGTTGTCGAATAGCATGGGGGCACTGGTAGATCGCATGGTGGTTCAGACCGGAGTAAACCCGAATTCGCCCAACGCGGGCGTGCGCTTCGTATCCCGTGCCATGAGCGACAATTACATCGGCACGACAGACCGCAACAAAGCCGCCGCAACTGTTGAAGGTGCGGCCCAGATGGCTGCCGTAGGTGCCGTGCAGGGCAGCACCCTGAGCGCTGCGACGGCTGCATCCGGTGCGGTGCTCAACCGCACATCTATGGCGTTGCCGCGTACGGACATGAGCCAGGCCGTGGCTGTGCGCCAAGATACGGACGGCAGCCTTAGCCTCGATTCCGGCCTCAGTGCCGGGGACGGCCTTAAAAACGGTCTTGGGGTATGGATTATGCCGCTCTACCAGTCCAACAACGTCTGGGGCATGAAAGCGGAGAACTTCAAAACCGGCTACAACAGCAACCTAGGCGGCATTGCCTTGGGCGCGGATTACACCATCAACGACATGTTCCGCTTTGGTGCGGCGTTCAACGTTGGTGCCGGGTACGCCAAATCCAACGGCGATTTCAACAGCACGGACAACCGCTTCAACTTCTGGGGCGTGAGCCTTTATGGCGGCTGGGTGTATAACAACTTCGGTCTCTCTGCCGATGTGGGCTATACCGGCAACTACAGCAAGGTGGAGCAGGATATGCCCGCCTCCATGCAAATGGGCGACCTCAAGGCCGACGTCACCAGCCATGCCTGGAATACGGGCCTCAAGGCGGAATACAAGTTCAACGCCGGTGCGCTGGATATTATTCCGCATGTGGGGGTGCGCTACCTCGGGCTTGTGACCGATGGCTATGACGTGAAAAGCGGCGGCACCGTCTTTGAGGTGGACGAAAGCACGCAGTCCATTTGGACATTCCCCGTGGGCGTGAGCTTTGCCAAAGCCTTTGAAACCGAGAGCGGTTGGCAGATCAAGCCGCAGCTTGATCTGGGAGTTATTCCGGCGGCGGGAGACGTAAAGGCCAAGAGCAAGGCACGCATTCCCGGTGTGGACAGCCAGGCCGAAATGAAAATGCAGGTGGTGGACTACGCCACCTTTGACGGCGGCTTGGGCTTTGAGCTTGGCAAGGGCGACTTTACCCTTGGGCTGAGCTATAATCTGCAGGCCTCGGAACACCACACAGGGCATGGCGTGTTTGGCTCGCTGCGGTATGAGTTTTAG
- a CDS encoding helix-turn-helix transcriptional regulator, with protein sequence MTIEKDPPLSAAVGAIISERRKRLGLTQAQLAEHLDITQDSLSRMEKGIIAPKFSRLQLIADTLGCSVADLFRQQDEPSEQLAKSIAEKISCLPLELQSLVIEQVESTVNTLKKISEK encoded by the coding sequence GTGACGATTGAAAAAGATCCGCCTCTGTCGGCAGCTGTTGGGGCAATTATTTCGGAACGAAGAAAGCGGCTGGGATTAACCCAAGCTCAATTGGCAGAACATCTCGATATCACGCAAGATTCTTTGTCGAGAATGGAAAAGGGAATAATTGCTCCGAAATTTTCAAGGTTACAGCTTATTGCAGATACGTTAGGCTGCTCAGTAGCTGATTTATTTAGACAACAAGATGAGCCGAGCGAGCAGCTTGCAAAAAGTATTGCAGAAAAAATTAGCTGCTTGCCCCTAGAGTTACAGAGTCTTGTTATTGAGCAGGTGGAATCGACTGTGAATACTCTGAAAAAAATATCAGAAAAATAA
- a CDS encoding AAA family ATPase yields the protein MHIQSKEYAEICKKILRETDGMTCRAFMHGLGVVDAVSQRVETECDLLDFLNTVRDEGYEYSTAIILMGVSDEDLASPAVTARLLYIAERTMHNAGYHATVFWVSDTGIAPSQLEHLITMLPYDRPLQSDIEYFLRRYAQKLEFQIAEEDVGRLALELKGLSFFQIKRILDLAYVDGGIVTWEDRRLIIQEKKQIIQKSGLLEYIDWDRDLNGVGGLEHLKSWLEKKAKVMQRLDAALKAGVSIPKGILIVGFPGCGKSLVAKTTATQFGLPLLRLDVGKILGKYVGQSERNMRFALAQAEAVSPCVLWVDEVEKAFAGGDGSGHEVTSRLIGQFLTWMQEKSTTVFVVATANDLERLPTEFLRKGRFDEVFSVGLPNKQERYQILKIHLRRRNQYDATMNMSDLVKITEDFSGADIEAGVGQAVETCFLANDRKKVSEGDLITAMKSITPLSKALQNKFTKMKEKLGEYSVRPASEV from the coding sequence TTGCATATTCAAAGCAAGGAATACGCTGAAATTTGCAAAAAAATCCTCCGTGAAACGGACGGAATGACCTGCCGCGCTTTCATGCATGGGTTAGGTGTCGTTGATGCCGTATCCCAGCGAGTCGAAACAGAATGCGACCTCTTAGATTTTTTGAATACGGTTCGCGATGAGGGATACGAATACTCAACGGCTATAATTCTTATGGGCGTATCTGATGAGGATCTCGCCAGCCCGGCCGTCACCGCGCGTTTGTTGTACATTGCGGAACGCACGATGCACAACGCAGGCTATCATGCAACGGTATTTTGGGTGTCTGATACTGGTATAGCTCCAAGCCAACTCGAGCATCTCATAACGATGCTTCCTTATGATCGCCCCCTGCAGAGTGACATTGAGTATTTTTTACGTCGCTACGCGCAAAAACTCGAATTTCAAATTGCCGAAGAAGACGTAGGTCGACTGGCTCTGGAACTCAAGGGACTGTCTTTTTTTCAGATCAAGCGCATCCTTGATCTTGCGTATGTGGATGGGGGCATTGTTACCTGGGAAGATCGCCGACTGATTATCCAGGAAAAAAAGCAAATTATCCAAAAATCTGGGCTTCTTGAATACATTGATTGGGATCGCGACCTCAATGGAGTTGGTGGACTTGAGCACCTTAAATCTTGGCTTGAAAAAAAAGCCAAAGTCATGCAACGGCTTGATGCTGCGCTTAAGGCCGGAGTGAGTATTCCTAAGGGGATCTTGATTGTCGGTTTCCCCGGTTGTGGAAAATCGCTTGTGGCAAAGACCACGGCAACGCAATTTGGTTTGCCGCTTTTGCGCCTGGATGTCGGAAAAATTCTTGGCAAATACGTAGGGCAATCAGAGAGGAACATGAGGTTTGCCCTAGCTCAGGCCGAGGCTGTTAGCCCTTGCGTTCTTTGGGTTGACGAGGTTGAAAAAGCCTTTGCCGGGGGTGATGGTTCTGGCCACGAAGTTACGTCTCGCCTTATCGGTCAGTTTTTGACCTGGATGCAGGAAAAAAGCACCACTGTTTTTGTTGTAGCCACGGCAAATGATCTTGAACGTTTGCCCACCGAGTTTTTGCGCAAAGGGCGTTTTGATGAGGTCTTTTCAGTTGGGCTCCCCAACAAACAGGAACGATATCAAATTCTCAAAATTCATCTGCGTAGGCGAAACCAGTATGATGCCACGATGAATATGTCGGACTTGGTAAAGATAACAGAAGATTTTTCTGGTGCGGATATCGAAGCAGGGGTGGGACAAGCTGTGGAAACTTGTTTTTTGGCTAACGACAGAAAAAAAGTTTCAGAAGGTGATTTAATTACTGCTATGAAGAGCATCACCCCCCTGTCAAAGGCTCTGCAAAACAAATTCACCAAGATGAAAGAAAAACTTGGCGAATACAGTGTAAGGCCCGCCAGCGAAGTCTAA